The following proteins are co-located in the Bacillus pumilus genome:
- the sufC gene encoding Fe-S cluster assembly ATPase SufC, with protein MTASTLTIKDLHVEIEGKEILKGVNLEIKGGEFHAVMGPNGTGKSTLSAAIMGHPKYEVTKGSILFDGEDVLEMEVDERAQAGLFLAMQYPSEISGVTNADFLRSAINARREEGEEISLMKFIRKMDENMEFLEMDPDMAQRYLNEGFSGGEKKRNEILQLMMIEPKIAILDEIDSGLDIDALKVVSKGINKMRGESFGCLMITHYQRLLNYITPDHVHVMMQGRIVKSGGPELAQRLEAEGYDWIKKELGIEDETVGQEA; from the coding sequence ATGACTGCTTCGACATTAACAATTAAGGACTTGCACGTTGAGATTGAAGGGAAAGAAATCTTAAAGGGTGTAAACCTCGAGATAAAAGGTGGAGAATTCCACGCAGTAATGGGACCAAACGGTACAGGTAAATCTACGTTATCTGCTGCAATTATGGGTCACCCGAAATATGAAGTAACAAAAGGCAGCATTTTGTTTGATGGCGAAGATGTACTTGAAATGGAAGTAGATGAGCGCGCACAAGCGGGTCTTTTCCTTGCCATGCAATACCCATCTGAAATCAGTGGTGTCACAAATGCGGACTTCCTTCGTTCTGCCATTAACGCACGCAGAGAAGAAGGCGAAGAAATCTCACTTATGAAATTCATCCGCAAAATGGACGAAAACATGGAGTTCCTTGAAATGGACCCAGACATGGCGCAGCGCTACCTTAACGAAGGTTTCTCAGGCGGGGAGAAAAAACGTAACGAAATTCTTCAATTGATGATGATTGAACCAAAGATCGCCATCCTTGACGAAATCGATTCTGGACTTGATATCGATGCCCTGAAAGTGGTTTCTAAAGGAATTAATAAAATGCGCGGCGAAAGTTTCGGCTGCTTAATGATTACTCACTATCAGCGTCTGCTGAACTACATCACACCAGATCATGTCCATGTGATGATGCAAGGACGTATCGTGAAATCTGGCGGACCAGAGCTAGCGCAGCGTTTAGAAGCAGAAGGCTATGACTGGATTAAAAAAGAGTTAGGAATTGAAGACGAAACTGTTGGTCAAGAAGCGTAA
- a CDS encoding carboxymuconolactone decarboxylase family protein — protein sequence MNEQHMSGSMQQSLTDYKTAMGEFQKKMPVFGKKFNEFTEQCFQSDSLTQKEKQMIALGISIHAQDEYCMIYHTKGALDQGATEENLLEVVSVAAAFGGGAALSQGITVVQQCIDEFGGHTH from the coding sequence ATGAACGAACAGCATATGAGCGGATCCATGCAGCAATCACTAACTGATTATAAAACCGCAATGGGTGAATTTCAGAAGAAAATGCCGGTGTTTGGGAAGAAATTCAATGAATTTACAGAGCAGTGCTTCCAGAGCGATTCATTAACGCAAAAAGAAAAACAAATGATTGCCCTTGGCATCAGTATTCATGCACAGGATGAATACTGCATGATTTATCATACAAAGGGAGCGCTCGATCAAGGGGCGACAGAAGAGAATTTGCTAGAGGTCGTCAGTGTGGCGGCAGCGTTCGGAGGCGGGGCAGCCCTTAGCCAAGGAATCACTGTCGTACAGCAATGTATTGATGAATTTGGAGGACATACTCATTAA